A region of Maridesulfovibrio sp. DNA encodes the following proteins:
- a CDS encoding ABC transporter transmembrane domain-containing protein, with protein MPKGEKYSYLKNKHLIKRCLSYFGPYKFKVFVAFISMGVVAAATAATAYLIQPAMDDIFINKDRQALMVVPIAFVLVMLIKGVFRFLQSYLMNCVGLLVLQQLRNDLFSKIICLPMDFFEESQVGMLMSRILNDVIEIRASLPSFIMMIREACTIVCLIGLVFYRDAYLAVFAVLVLPLAIFPFFYFGRKLRKLGRKNQSKISDINALLQESFSGVKVIKAFANENRETEKFAQENSRLVRIAIKSVLNSELSSRIMEIVGALGIGLVLWYGGSQVIDGYSTPGTFFSFIAALVMLYEPIKKINSSNHTIQRALAGAERVFEILDSDNINVEQGGEIELEQGFKKLEIKDLTFSYSSSENPVLNNINLNVEAGQKVAIVGPSGSGKTTLVNLIPRFYDAAEGGIVLNGRPVHEYSLKSLRLNIGMVSQETFLFNASVRDNISYVSLESDSDNVEECARTAFAHEFIEKLPEGYDTMVGERGVRLSGGQKQRLTIARALFKNPPLLILDEATSALDTEAERIVQMALENLMKDRTSIVIAHRLSTVLSADVIVVMEKGKIVSKGTHKELLEKCPLYTKLYKMQFQDD; from the coding sequence TTGCCCAAAGGCGAAAAATATAGCTATCTGAAAAATAAACATCTTATTAAGAGATGTCTTTCGTATTTCGGACCTTATAAATTCAAGGTTTTTGTTGCATTTATATCCATGGGTGTAGTTGCTGCCGCAACTGCTGCCACGGCATATCTGATTCAGCCCGCAATGGATGACATTTTCATCAACAAAGACCGTCAGGCACTTATGGTGGTGCCCATAGCATTTGTCCTTGTTATGTTGATCAAAGGCGTGTTCAGATTTTTACAAAGTTACCTGATGAACTGTGTCGGATTGCTGGTGCTGCAACAGCTCAGGAACGACCTCTTCAGTAAGATTATATGTCTGCCCATGGACTTTTTTGAAGAAAGTCAGGTGGGCATGCTTATGTCTCGAATCTTGAACGACGTTATTGAAATTCGAGCCAGCCTGCCTTCGTTCATTATGATGATCCGCGAGGCGTGTACTATTGTCTGCCTGATCGGTCTGGTTTTTTACCGTGATGCATATCTTGCTGTTTTCGCGGTACTTGTGCTGCCGCTGGCTATCTTTCCCTTCTTTTATTTCGGGAGAAAGCTGCGCAAACTTGGACGCAAAAACCAGAGCAAAATTTCGGACATCAACGCCTTGTTGCAGGAATCTTTCAGCGGGGTAAAAGTCATCAAGGCTTTTGCCAATGAAAATCGTGAAACTGAAAAATTTGCACAGGAGAACTCCCGGCTCGTCAGGATTGCCATCAAATCAGTTCTCAACAGTGAACTTTCCTCCCGGATTATGGAGATAGTAGGGGCGTTAGGCATCGGTCTTGTGCTTTGGTACGGCGGTTCGCAGGTTATTGACGGCTATTCAACTCCTGGTACTTTCTTTTCCTTCATCGCTGCGCTGGTTATGCTCTATGAGCCGATCAAAAAGATTAACTCCTCCAATCACACCATCCAGCGAGCTCTGGCCGGTGCGGAAAGGGTATTTGAAATTCTTGATTCGGATAATATCAATGTGGAGCAGGGCGGCGAAATTGAACTGGAACAGGGTTTTAAAAAACTTGAAATCAAGGACCTGACCTTCAGTTATTCTTCTTCTGAAAACCCGGTACTGAATAATATTAATCTTAATGTAGAAGCCGGACAGAAAGTGGCTATTGTCGGACCCAGCGGATCAGGTAAGACAACTCTGGTCAATCTTATTCCCCGTTTTTACGATGCAGCGGAAGGCGGTATTGTTCTTAACGGCAGGCCGGTCCATGAGTACTCTCTTAAGTCCCTGCGCTTGAATATTGGTATGGTTTCGCAGGAAACTTTCCTCTTCAACGCTTCAGTCCGGGACAACATTTCCTACGTGAGTCTTGAATCTGATTCCGATAATGTTGAGGAATGTGCAAGGACAGCTTTCGCCCATGAGTTTATCGAAAAACTGCCCGAAGGTTACGATACCATGGTCGGTGAACGCGGGGTAAGACTTTCCGGCGGACAGAAACAGCGGCTGACCATTGCCCGTGCCCTGTTCAAGAATCCTCCGCTGCTTATTCTCGATGAGGCTACCAGCGCCTTGGATACCGAGGCTGAACGCATTGTCCAGATGGCCCTTGAAAATCTCATGAAAGACAGAACCAGCATTGTTATCGCCCACAGGCTTTCAACGGTGCTTTCCGCTGATGTGATTGTGGTCATGGAAAAAGGTAAAATCGTTTCCAAGGGTACTCACAAAGAGCTTCTGGAAAAATGTCCCCTTTACACCAAGTTATACAAAATGCAGTTTCAGGATGATTAG
- the yedF gene encoding sulfurtransferase-like selenium metabolism protein YedF encodes MSVKIDCKGLPCPQPVLKCKNAIESENPAKIKIIVDNEAAKENVSRFMGTKGYEVSVKEKGDLFVVKGKKDVTSESPAECEVCNVMSDEELSNVGSKTLVFLNSEFLGSGDDELGAGLMFNFISTLPELGDSLWRIIMVNSAVKLATEGNKCLEKLQELEKSGVSLLVCGTCLDHFKLLDKKQVGETTNMLDVVTSLQLATKVIKA; translated from the coding sequence ATGTCGGTAAAAATAGATTGTAAAGGCTTGCCATGTCCACAACCGGTACTCAAATGCAAAAATGCTATTGAATCTGAGAACCCTGCAAAAATCAAAATCATAGTTGATAATGAAGCGGCCAAAGAAAATGTCTCCCGGTTCATGGGAACCAAAGGCTACGAAGTCAGTGTTAAGGAAAAAGGCGACCTTTTTGTGGTAAAAGGCAAAAAAGACGTTACTTCCGAATCTCCGGCTGAATGTGAAGTCTGTAATGTAATGAGCGACGAAGAACTTTCCAACGTGGGCAGTAAAACCCTCGTATTCCTGAACAGCGAATTTCTCGGCAGCGGTGACGACGAACTTGGTGCCGGACTTATGTTCAACTTTATTTCAACCCTGCCCGAACTCGGGGACTCCCTCTGGCGGATTATCATGGTCAACAGTGCGGTAAAACTTGCAACAGAAGGCAATAAGTGCCTTGAAAAGCTGCAGGAACTCGAGAAGTCAGGTGTTTCCCTTCTTGTCTGCGGGACCTGTCTCGATCATTTCAAACTGCTCGACAAAAAACAGGTAGGCGAAACCACAAATATGCTCGATGTGGTCACCAGCCTGCAGCTTGCCACTAAAGTCATAAAAGCTTAA
- a CDS encoding pseudouridine synthase encodes MTEKQTIRLNKYIASAGLTSRRGADELVQKGKVKINGQLADSPGIQVDPENDQVEVNGKLVQHNQKSKDIYILLHKTIETVTTAKDPQGRKTVLDLLPPEIIKRRVFPVGRLDFYSEGMLLLTTDGELCNRMTHPKWHLPKIYHVTIRGKLSDKEMSVIKNGMFLEDKGELLAPVKIRIISEVGETTKYEMELHQGINRQIRRMFDEFGKTILRLKRVRQGRIELGNLKPGKWRELSDKELTLLKNDLKMK; translated from the coding sequence ATGACTGAAAAACAAACAATCAGATTGAATAAATATATTGCCTCCGCCGGGCTTACTTCCCGACGCGGAGCAGATGAGCTTGTCCAAAAGGGCAAGGTAAAAATCAACGGTCAACTTGCGGATTCACCCGGAATTCAGGTTGATCCTGAAAACGACCAGGTGGAAGTAAACGGCAAGCTCGTACAGCACAACCAAAAGTCCAAGGACATATACATCCTGCTGCACAAAACCATTGAAACCGTTACTACAGCCAAGGACCCCCAAGGGCGCAAAACAGTGCTCGATCTTTTGCCACCTGAAATCATCAAACGCCGGGTCTTTCCCGTAGGCAGGCTTGATTTCTATTCTGAAGGCATGCTTCTGCTGACTACTGACGGCGAATTGTGCAACCGCATGACCCACCCTAAATGGCACTTGCCCAAGATTTACCACGTAACCATTCGCGGAAAACTTTCGGACAAGGAAATGTCGGTCATAAAAAACGGTATGTTCCTCGAAGATAAAGGGGAGCTTCTCGCCCCTGTCAAAATAAGAATAATTTCCGAGGTAGGCGAAACCACCAAATATGAAATGGAACTGCACCAAGGCATCAACCGCCAGATCAGGCGCATGTTCGATGAATTCGGCAAAACCATCCTGCGTCTTAAAAGAGTTCGTCAGGGACGTATTGAGCTGGGCAATCTTAAACCCGGAAAATGGCGTGAGCTGAGCGATAAAGAACTGACTTTATTGAAGAACGATTTGAAAATGAAGTAG
- the lolA gene encoding outer membrane lipoprotein chaperone LolA — MQFRILILVISVLLSFSSIAGADELTSEIQKTYDSIKTFSADFTQTLTNAASKEQDIRSGKIVFKQPSLLRWESVKPEPELLIVGESVVWDYFPEDELALKYRTQQLFNSKTMIKFISGQAKLEEDFVVENQGDDNGLIKLKLLPLEPETGMVLAFAWIDPSKKMMSKVLVVDFYGNGNEVSMSNIEIDPDVDAAAFEFTPPEGVNVEDNTKAN; from the coding sequence ATGCAATTCAGGATTTTAATACTTGTAATCTCGGTTTTACTTTCATTCAGCTCCATAGCAGGAGCAGATGAACTGACTTCCGAAATTCAGAAAACATACGATTCCATTAAAACTTTCAGTGCGGATTTTACCCAGACTTTGACCAATGCCGCAAGTAAAGAACAAGACATTCGTTCCGGTAAGATTGTTTTTAAGCAGCCTTCGTTGCTGCGTTGGGAATCAGTCAAGCCGGAACCGGAGCTTCTCATTGTGGGCGAATCCGTTGTCTGGGATTATTTTCCGGAAGATGAACTGGCCCTTAAATATCGCACCCAGCAGCTTTTCAACTCCAAGACCATGATTAAATTCATCTCCGGGCAGGCCAAGCTCGAAGAAGATTTTGTAGTTGAAAATCAGGGTGATGACAACGGGCTGATCAAGCTCAAGTTGCTGCCCCTTGAACCTGAAACAGGTATGGTGCTAGCCTTTGCGTGGATAGATCCAAGTAAAAAAATGATGAGCAAGGTGCTTGTTGTTGATTTTTACGGCAATGGAAATGAAGTCTCCATGAGCAACATTGAAATCGATCCTGATGTGGATGCTGCTGCGTTTGAATTTACTCCACCGGAAGGTGTAAATGTAGAAGACAATACAAAGGCTAATTAA
- a CDS encoding L-2-amino-thiazoline-4-carboxylic acid hydrolase, with translation MKVQPVSQISRRLIEAELYGELYETISKKIGKEQALQLITENLQNSARKAGQSFAASVATPNLEHFATAVEVWKKGDAIEISNISLNDNELTIKVTKCRYQESYREMGLPEELCTLLSCSRDEPFAKGYSESLSMTRETTLAEGGDCCPFKFTWK, from the coding sequence ATGAAAGTACAACCTGTATCACAAATTTCCCGTCGCTTGATTGAAGCGGAATTGTATGGCGAACTTTATGAAACCATTAGCAAAAAAATCGGCAAAGAACAGGCCCTGCAGCTCATAACCGAAAACCTGCAAAATTCAGCCCGCAAAGCCGGACAATCATTTGCTGCCTCAGTAGCTACCCCAAATCTTGAACATTTCGCAACAGCCGTGGAAGTCTGGAAAAAAGGTGATGCCATCGAAATCAGCAATATTTCCCTCAACGACAATGAATTGACCATTAAAGTCACCAAGTGCCGCTATCAGGAATCTTACCGTGAAATGGGCCTGCCAGAAGAACTTTGCACCCTGCTCTCCTGTTCAAGAGACGAACCTTTTGCCAAAGGCTACAGCGAAAGCCTAAGCATGACCAGAGAAACTACACTGGCAGAAGGCGGAGACTGTTGCCCGTTTAAGTTTACCTGGAAATAG
- a CDS encoding DNA translocase FtsK 4TM domain-containing protein yields the protein MFWIFLAVFLFISMYSYHPGDPTFNQAVSGSWKVKNLIGPAGSYAAGAMVDFLGLGSWLIPFYFVFLGITSFLSELKQPWWRWVGLILLYVCLLAWSAHPWLIQFQKSMVIHQGGFIGALLSKWSFKYLKPVGAFLFWMFMSLAGIQLTLNLSWASIGKRLRSIFIDFWLKNKERVGRKAKRMKAEQKIKRAERKKAKARREAEEAIAEEQEIESVDVEEEGDLLVLKPFSDKSSKKETAKAKPKKPKAKKIDISTDFPALDFLAEPKVAGVQFDPKDLEEKTESLKVCLKDFNIDGEIQKVTPGPVVTMFEFRPAPGVKVSKIANLTDDIALALKATAVRIEAPIPGKDSVGIEIPNDTRQTVYLREIFEHSCFTNSKSALTMALGKDIQGVPVSADLAKMPHLLVAGATGAGKSVCLNGLLMSMLYKAGPEELKLLLIDPKRIELAVYASLPHLVHPVVTDMALAKSALEWAVFEMDKRYENMARLGVRNIAGYNEKLAKSGDDLPEELEDLEPMPYLVIIVDELADLMLTAGKDVEISIVRLAQLARAAGIHIILATQRPSVDVVTGLIKANFPTRISFQVTSKHDSRTILDMVGAEKLLGRGDMLFKPSGSKLRRLHGALVEDDEIKGVVDFWKKKYPQDFELDFSDWKDSGQSGPGVGSMPGESDDPVYNEAVQFVLEQGKASISLLQRRFRIGFNRAARFIEQMEQDGILGPQDGSKPRIVLVTKD from the coding sequence ATGTTCTGGATTTTTTTAGCCGTATTTCTTTTTATCAGCATGTACTCCTACCATCCGGGGGACCCAACCTTCAATCAGGCTGTCAGCGGCAGTTGGAAGGTCAAAAATTTAATCGGTCCTGCCGGGTCATACGCCGCAGGGGCTATGGTGGATTTTCTTGGTCTGGGGTCATGGCTGATTCCTTTTTATTTTGTTTTTCTGGGTATTACCTCCTTCCTTTCCGAACTTAAGCAACCTTGGTGGCGTTGGGTCGGGTTGATACTCCTTTACGTCTGCCTGCTGGCATGGTCCGCCCATCCATGGCTGATCCAATTTCAGAAGTCTATGGTCATCCATCAAGGAGGCTTCATAGGCGCGCTTCTTTCCAAATGGTCTTTTAAATACCTTAAGCCTGTTGGCGCTTTTCTGTTCTGGATGTTCATGAGTCTTGCCGGAATTCAGCTTACCCTGAATCTAAGCTGGGCCTCCATCGGCAAACGGCTGCGTTCCATATTCATCGATTTCTGGCTCAAGAACAAGGAGCGGGTGGGACGTAAAGCCAAGCGCATGAAAGCGGAACAGAAAATTAAACGTGCCGAGCGCAAAAAGGCGAAAGCCCGGCGCGAAGCTGAAGAAGCGATAGCGGAAGAACAGGAAATCGAATCTGTTGATGTTGAGGAAGAGGGCGACTTGCTTGTACTCAAGCCTTTTAGTGATAAGTCTTCTAAAAAGGAAACCGCCAAGGCTAAGCCTAAAAAGCCTAAAGCGAAGAAGATTGATATCAGTACAGATTTTCCCGCCCTTGATTTTCTGGCAGAACCAAAGGTTGCCGGTGTCCAGTTTGATCCTAAGGATCTCGAAGAAAAGACTGAATCATTAAAGGTCTGTCTTAAGGATTTCAACATTGACGGTGAAATCCAGAAAGTTACACCCGGTCCGGTTGTAACCATGTTTGAATTCCGTCCTGCTCCGGGTGTAAAAGTAAGTAAAATAGCCAACCTGACCGATGATATTGCTCTTGCGCTCAAGGCTACTGCTGTGCGTATCGAGGCTCCTATTCCGGGTAAGGATTCCGTTGGTATCGAAATTCCCAATGACACTCGACAGACCGTTTATCTGCGTGAAATTTTTGAGCACAGCTGCTTTACCAACTCCAAGTCCGCACTGACCATGGCTCTTGGTAAAGATATTCAGGGCGTACCTGTTTCCGCAGACCTTGCTAAAATGCCGCATCTGCTGGTGGCTGGAGCTACCGGGGCCGGTAAGAGTGTCTGCCTGAACGGCCTGCTTATGTCCATGCTCTACAAAGCCGGACCGGAAGAACTGAAACTGCTTCTTATCGACCCCAAACGTATTGAGCTGGCTGTTTACGCCAGTCTGCCGCATCTTGTGCATCCAGTGGTCACTGATATGGCTCTTGCCAAGTCCGCTCTTGAGTGGGCTGTTTTCGAAATGGATAAGCGCTATGAGAACATGGCCCGCCTCGGAGTTCGCAATATAGCCGGCTACAACGAAAAACTGGCTAAATCCGGTGATGATCTGCCCGAAGAACTTGAAGATCTCGAACCGATGCCATACCTAGTCATTATCGTGGATGAGCTTGCCGACCTGATGCTCACAGCCGGTAAGGATGTTGAAATCAGCATTGTGCGGCTGGCGCAGTTGGCTCGTGCTGCCGGGATACATATTATTCTTGCAACCCAGCGTCCATCTGTTGATGTCGTCACCGGTCTGATCAAAGCGAACTTCCCTACGCGTATATCTTTTCAGGTTACTTCCAAACATGATTCACGCACAATTCTGGATATGGTCGGCGCGGAAAAGCTGCTCGGTCGAGGTGATATGCTCTTCAAGCCCAGTGGTTCAAAGCTTCGCAGGCTGCATGGAGCACTGGTTGAAGATGACGAGATCAAGGGCGTTGTTGATTTCTGGAAGAAAAAATATCCTCAGGATTTTGAACTTGATTTCAGTGACTGGAAAGATTCAGGTCAATCCGGTCCCGGAGTCGGAAGTATGCCCGGAGAATCTGACGATCCTGTCTATAACGAGGCTGTACAATTTGTTCTGGAGCAGGGAAAAGCTTCTATCTCCCTCCTGCAGCGTCGTTTCCGCATCGGGTTCAACCGTGCTGCCCGTTTCATTGAACAGATGGAACAGGACGGCATACTCGGCCCACAGGACGGCAGTAAGCCTCGCATAGTTTTGGTTACTAAAGATTAA
- the efp gene encoding elongation factor P, translated as MISTKDFRNGLKIEIDGKPFEIVEFQHFKPGKGGAFVRTKLRNMFTGRITDQTFRSGEKVKKPDMATKEMQFLYKDGEEYVLMDLESYEQMNVAADVIATAGGFLKEGETNKALLYNGEVIGVELPASVILTVAQTDPGIQGDRVSNATKPATLETGLVINVPLFINEDDKIKVDTRSSEYLGREK; from the coding sequence ATGATTTCTACTAAGGATTTCAGGAACGGACTTAAAATTGAGATTGACGGTAAACCTTTTGAAATTGTTGAATTTCAGCATTTTAAACCCGGTAAGGGCGGAGCATTTGTCCGTACTAAACTGCGTAACATGTTCACCGGCCGTATTACTGACCAGACTTTCCGTTCCGGTGAAAAAGTGAAAAAGCCCGACATGGCAACCAAAGAAATGCAGTTCCTGTACAAAGACGGTGAAGAGTATGTGCTCATGGATCTCGAATCCTATGAACAGATGAATGTTGCTGCTGATGTTATCGCAACTGCGGGCGGTTTCCTTAAAGAAGGTGAAACCAACAAAGCGCTGCTTTACAACGGTGAGGTTATCGGTGTTGAACTTCCGGCTTCCGTTATTCTTACCGTTGCCCAGACCGACCCCGGCATTCAGGGGGACCGCGTAAGTAACGCAACCAAGCCTGCTACTCTTGAAACCGGACTGGTTATCAACGTTCCCCTGTTCATTAATGAAGATGACAAGATCAAGGTTGATACCCGTTCCAGCGAATACCTCGGTCGCGAAAAATAG
- a CDS encoding type II 3-dehydroquinate dehydratase produces MKTFLILNGPNLGYVGKRQPEIYGSDKIEDIPDHLKTLMGDKADGIKLEFFQSNSEGALIDRLEKAREDGIDGVAFNAGAYTHTSLALADCLAWIEVPCVEVHISNIWARTEDPVRQKSFMGKQCIGVIAGFGIMSYALAVQALFSHVAAD; encoded by the coding sequence ATGAAAACTTTCCTGATTCTTAACGGTCCCAATCTCGGATACGTTGGCAAACGCCAGCCTGAAATCTATGGTTCCGATAAAATAGAAGATATTCCTGATCACCTTAAGACTCTCATGGGAGATAAAGCGGACGGAATCAAGCTGGAATTTTTTCAGTCCAACTCTGAAGGCGCTTTGATCGACAGATTGGAGAAGGCCCGTGAAGACGGTATTGACGGGGTTGCCTTTAATGCCGGAGCATATACCCACACCAGTCTTGCTCTTGCCGACTGTCTGGCCTGGATCGAAGTTCCTTGCGTGGAGGTCCACATCAGCAATATCTGGGCAAGAACAGAAGATCCGGTTCGCCAGAAAAGTTTTATGGGAAAACAGTGCATTGGAGTAATTGCCGGATTCGGAATAATGAGCTATGCCTTGGCCGTTCAAGCATTGTTTTCACATGTGGCAGCTGATTAA
- the yihA gene encoding ribosome biogenesis GTP-binding protein YihA/YsxC, with protein MDNTLTLIKTVYEINQLEELAAPQIILAGRSNVGKSSLINCLANRKKLAKISSTPGKTRSLNYYEVSPHGYFIVDLPGYGYARCSKSERAKWAALIDKYMLDNPHITAAAVLLDSRHSPQKNDLDLISYFKHCNIPVLPIMTKSDKTKQKDRAKIQNQWEDILKVKPLCVSSKTGMNRTRLWNLLDITAMPELAQAEDK; from the coding sequence ATGGATAATACACTCACACTAATTAAAACAGTTTACGAGATCAATCAGCTTGAAGAACTGGCTGCTCCGCAGATTATTCTTGCCGGACGCTCAAATGTAGGCAAGTCATCATTGATCAATTGCCTCGCAAACAGAAAAAAACTGGCTAAAATCAGCTCCACACCGGGTAAAACACGCAGCCTCAACTATTACGAGGTAAGTCCGCACGGATATTTTATTGTAGATCTGCCCGGATACGGCTACGCACGCTGTTCAAAATCCGAACGGGCCAAATGGGCCGCGCTGATTGACAAATACATGCTTGACAATCCGCACATCACGGCGGCAGCGGTGCTGCTGGACAGTCGTCACAGTCCGCAAAAAAATGATCTGGACCTGATTTCCTACTTCAAACACTGTAACATCCCCGTTCTGCCGATCATGACCAAATCGGACAAAACCAAGCAGAAAGATCGCGCCAAGATCCAAAATCAATGGGAAGACATCCTCAAGGTCAAGCCGCTTTGCGTTTCCAGCAAAACAGGCATGAACCGCACCAGACTCTGGAATCTACTTGATATAACAGCCATGCCGGAACTGGCACAGGCTGAAGATAAATAA
- a CDS encoding LptF/LptG family permease: MIRRLLPGYLASYVLKQNLFLMGVCLGVGTGIYLLSDLFDRLDDFIEAGLGMGTILKYFLVKMPLIFSQILPAVFLISMIVQLCVMARSKELLALRTGGLSLAWFLKFFVIYAVIWSFGQLLFSQVIGVYGEQEAYRIWKEDVRKSMLDKRVLKNIWLKEGRFVVEAKEVMPFGNRAKGITVYEFAEDNGGIKRVITSDSAEVSSKYGWKLENAVELSPDHFASREHPIFTMPIKLNLDVFKVVDPDIDPAQLPLWQLDQVIEQLKLSGSSVDRLITAWHSKWAYAFSLLTMALVSLALVTVTENVYINIGLGLALVFSYYALFMLGASAGDSGALPPIIAAWLGNIIVSSLALSRIAWVLVPEHFGKYFAKMKR, translated from the coding sequence ATGATCCGCAGACTTCTTCCTGGATATCTGGCGTCATATGTTTTGAAGCAGAATCTTTTCCTCATGGGTGTATGTCTTGGGGTGGGGACCGGAATTTATCTGCTTTCGGATCTCTTTGACCGTTTGGATGATTTCATCGAGGCCGGGCTGGGGATGGGGACTATCCTCAAATATTTTCTGGTAAAAATGCCGCTCATTTTCTCCCAGATTCTGCCTGCGGTCTTTTTAATCTCCATGATTGTGCAGCTTTGCGTCATGGCCCGTAGCAAGGAACTTCTGGCCCTGCGTACGGGAGGACTTTCACTGGCGTGGTTTCTTAAATTTTTTGTAATTTATGCCGTGATCTGGTCCTTTGGACAATTGCTTTTTTCGCAGGTTATCGGTGTTTACGGAGAACAGGAAGCTTATCGTATTTGGAAAGAAGATGTACGAAAAAGCATGCTTGATAAAAGGGTGCTTAAAAACATCTGGCTCAAGGAAGGGCGGTTTGTGGTAGAGGCCAAGGAGGTAATGCCTTTCGGCAATCGGGCCAAGGGGATTACCGTGTACGAGTTTGCCGAAGATAACGGCGGAATCAAACGTGTTATCACCTCCGACAGTGCCGAAGTCAGCAGCAAGTACGGCTGGAAGCTGGAGAATGCAGTTGAGCTCAGCCCGGACCATTTTGCTTCTCGTGAGCATCCTATTTTTACTATGCCCATCAAACTTAATCTTGATGTTTTCAAGGTGGTCGATCCGGACATTGATCCGGCGCAGCTGCCGCTCTGGCAGTTGGATCAGGTCATTGAGCAGTTGAAGCTTTCCGGCTCCAGCGTAGATAGGCTTATTACGGCATGGCATTCAAAATGGGCCTATGCCTTTTCTCTCTTGACCATGGCTCTTGTTTCATTGGCTCTGGTTACTGTTACCGAGAATGTTTATATAAATATCGGGCTAGGGCTGGCTCTGGTCTTCTCGTATTATGCGCTCTTTATGCTTGGTGCTTCCGCCGGTGATTCCGGTGCCTTACCTCCTATTATAGCGGCATGGCTGGGTAATATTATCGTCAGCTCTCTTGCTCTCAGTAGAATAGCATGGGTGCTTGTGCCTGAACATTTCGGCAAATATTTTGCCAAGATGAAGAGATGA
- the lptF gene encoding LPS export ABC transporter permease LptF, which yields MKLLHRNIFKELISLFSLSLSGFMGLILIGRLLQFRDLFMGQSIGALEMAKLFVYLCPFFLLILTPIATMLSIFLTFLRMNADNEITALKSGGLSLYRLLPAPIIFCLICTGADFYFSLYGLSWGTENFRSALMDFARTQSQLAIQPGVFNKNFPGLVFYAEDVDDDNGVMRSVFVRDSTRKDMTATIVAPLGEIRTDPMMGRLLIHLENGRIYQQERDQLSVLKFKNYDVRIPLANILKGYDVDELRPKEMSWEKLVRISRAGDRAEDIDPGFLKKVQVEVQKRLALPVACLVLGMFAMPIACIFRGLKQQYGLLISMGLFLVYYTMLSLGVTFGESGVLTPVIGLWLPNVSFAVISIVLLKMAVMEHSFSLRIPFLKKFRRKEA from the coding sequence TTGAAGCTTCTTCATCGCAATATTTTTAAAGAACTCATATCATTATTTTCCTTGAGTCTCTCAGGATTCATGGGCCTGATCCTAATCGGAAGACTTCTCCAGTTTCGCGACCTGTTCATGGGGCAGAGTATCGGCGCATTGGAGATGGCCAAACTGTTTGTGTATCTCTGTCCGTTTTTTCTGCTTATACTCACTCCGATAGCAACCATGCTTTCCATTTTCCTTACATTTTTAAGGATGAATGCGGACAATGAAATTACAGCGCTTAAATCAGGTGGGTTGAGTCTTTACAGGCTGTTGCCCGCGCCCATAATTTTTTGCCTGATTTGCACTGGGGCGGATTTTTATTTTTCTCTTTACGGACTTTCATGGGGTACGGAAAATTTCCGCAGCGCCTTAATGGATTTTGCCCGCACACAGAGTCAACTGGCAATCCAGCCCGGGGTATTTAATAAAAATTTTCCGGGACTGGTTTTTTATGCTGAGGATGTTGATGATGATAACGGGGTTATGCGCTCTGTATTTGTACGTGACAGTACCCGTAAAGACATGACTGCCACAATCGTGGCTCCCTTGGGTGAAATTCGTACCGACCCGATGATGGGCCGTTTACTGATTCATCTGGAAAACGGCCGTATTTATCAGCAGGAGCGCGACCAGCTCAGCGTGCTTAAATTTAAAAATTACGACGTACGCATTCCTCTTGCCAATATTTTGAAAGGATATGATGTGGACGAATTGCGGCCCAAGGAAATGTCTTGGGAAAAACTGGTCCGCATCAGCCGGGCCGGGGATCGTGCTGAGGATATTGATCCTGGTTTCCTGAAAAAAGTTCAAGTGGAGGTTCAAAAAAGGTTGGCCCTGCCTGTAGCCTGTCTGGTTCTGGGGATGTTCGCCATGCCCATTGCCTGTATTTTTCGGGGGCTTAAGCAGCAGTATGGCTTACTTATCTCCATGGGGCTTTTTCTGGTCTATTATACAATGCTTTCCCTTGGGGTTACATTTGGGGAGAGCGGGGTGCTGACCCCGGTTATCGGGCTTTGGCTGCCCAATGTGTCCTTTGCGGTTATTTCAATTGTTCTGCTTAAAATGGCGGTTATGGAGCATTCTTTCAGCCTCAGGATTCCGTTCCTGAAAAAATTCAGGAGGAAAGAAGCATGA